The proteins below are encoded in one region of Clostridium estertheticum:
- a CDS encoding Veg family protein, with protein MEKINVLTSIKDEIESHVGERVTLKANGGRRKILVDNGVIEKTYPNIFVIRLEKDTHRTVTYSYSDVLTKTVQIVFAG; from the coding sequence GTGGAAAAAATTAATGTATTGACCTCAATAAAAGATGAAATTGAAAGTCATGTTGGCGAGAGAGTAACACTTAAAGCTAATGGTGGAAGAAGAAAAATTCTTGTGGATAATGGAGTTATTGAAAAGACATATCCAAATATTTTTGTTATTAGATTAGAAAAAGACACCCACAGGACTGTGACGTATAGTTATTCAGATGTTTTGACAAAGACGGTTCAAATAGTTTTTGCAGGATAA